A part of Chanos chanos chromosome 9, fChaCha1.1, whole genome shotgun sequence genomic DNA contains:
- the zgc:136971 gene encoding acylamino-acid-releasing enzyme: protein MQSEITEVFGQLNHFPSPLAASVSVYPEATTGSVNKHISVSTEWNQCESGRAARLRFSQHWTLQCDRGTVLQILPSGPCMHTQGELLSSHSASGELRAVVRETSGSGAGRQYLEVWGKHGLVKSLDLTSLNRHGKVYEDAQFACLDWSPCEQKLLYVAERKRPKVEPSGDSASMASNDGSETKTTDKDRSVYVEDWGEGLVGKSTSVLCVADLRKGEVTVLEGPPLQVSPGQGLWAPDGRGVVFVSWWHEPFRLGLKFCSNRRSALFYLDLTGNCEPLSSDCVSVLCPRFSPDGRWLVYLQGRVFGPHRQCLSLWLYNWENRTTSVLVDVVRRAERGEFAGLYDSLPTRCWSSDSQRVVFSTVRENWREIYTVDKDTGRVTRLSNSVEFGSWKLLTIDQNLMVASCSSPNRPSSLVVGFLPGNCEAEGVVWSPLGDSGSSIDLDWTTLEVTPGSEEENAQFSGLHFGALLLKPCRSALNKKFPVVVFIHGGPHSTFSAEWNVTAAALIKLGFAVLMVNYRGSTGYGQDSIESLIGNIGSQDVKDVQRAVLHALQTDTTLDPERVVVMGGSHGGFLACHLIGQYPKFYRACAARNPVINAATLLGTSDIVDWRYSSIGLQYNYSQLPTADALSIMLQRSPIAHAAQICAPVLLMLGGKDKRVSPYQGLELYKALKSRESPVRLLWFAEDGHSLSKVSTQVNCFLNIALWFQEHLNMT from the exons ATGCAGTCCGAGATAACTGAGGTATTCGGGCAGTTAAACCACTTTCCCAGCCCTCTCGCAGCATCCGTCTCTGTGTACCCTGAAGCAACAACTGGCTccgtaaacaaacacatttcagtatCCACTG AGTGGAATCAGTGCGAGTCAGGCAGGGCGGCCAGATTGCGGTTCTCTCAGCACTGGACCCTACAGTGTGACAGGGGAACAGTGCTACAAATTTTACCATCAGGACCATGTATGCACACTcaaggaga GTTGCTAAGCAGTCATTCAGCCTCTGGAGAACTGCGAGCAGTTGTCAGGGAAACCAGTGGTTCTGGTGCAGGACGGCAGTACTTGGAG GTGTGGGGTAAGCACGGTCTGGTGAAAAGTCTGGATCTCACCTCTCTAAACAGACACGGAAAAGTCTATGAGGATG cTCAGTTTGCTTGCCTTGATTGGTCGCCATGTGAACAGAAGTTACTGTACGTCgctgaaagaaagagaccaaAGGTGGAGCCGTCAGGAGATTCAGCGTCTATGGCGAGTAATGACGGCTCAGAGACAAAAACGACAGACAAG gacaggagtgtgtatgtggaggaCTGGGGAGAGGGGCTGGTGGGGAAAAGTacttctgtgctgtgtgtggctGATTTAAGGAAAGGAGAAGTGACTGTTCTGGAAGGTCCTCCTCTTCAGGTGTCTCCCGGTCAG GGTCTGTGGGCACCTGATGGGCggggtgttgtttttgtgagcTGGTGGCACGAACCATTTCGACTGGGTTTGAAGTTCTGCTCCAATCGCAG ATCGGCTCTTTTTTATCTTGACCTGACGGGAAACTGCG AACCCCTGTCCAGTGACTGTGTTTCGGTGCTGTGTCCTCGATTCAGTCCTGATGGCCGTTGGCTGGTGTACCTGCAGGGCCGAGTGTTTGGACCTCATCGCCAGTGTCTCAGTCTGTGGCTg TATAACTGGGAGAACAGAACGACCTCTGTGTTGGTGGATGTagtgaggagagcagagagag gAGAGTTCGCCGGTTTGTACGATTCTCTCCCAACTCGCTGCTGGTCCTCAGACAGTCAGAGGGTTGTCTTCAGCACCGTCCGAGAGAATTGGAGG GAGATTTACACTGTGGACAAAGACACTGGCAGAGTAACACGTCTCTCTAACA GTGTTGAGTTTGGCAGTTGGAAGCTGTTGACGATAGATCAGAATTTAATGGTGGCCTCTTGCTCCTCACCCAACAGACCATCAAGCCTG gTAGTGGGGTTTCTGCCGGGTAACTGTGAGGCGGAGGGTGTGGTCTGGTCTCCTCTGGGTGACTCTGGTTCTTCCATTGACCTGGACTGGACGACCCTGGAGGTCACGCCGGGGTCAGAGGAGGAAAACGCTCAGTTCT cTGGTTTGCATTTTGGGGCTTTGTTGCTGAAACCCTGTCGCTCTGCTTTGAATAAGAAGTTTCCTGTCGTAGTCTTTATTCATG GTGGGCCTCACTCCACATTCTCAGCTGAATGGAATGTCACAGCTGCGGCTTTGATCAAACTGGGGTTTGCTGTATTAATgg TGAATTACCGTGGTTCCACAGGATATGGCCAGGACAGCATTGAGTCTCTCATTGGAAACATTGGCAGTCAGGATGTGAAAGATGTTCAA aGGGCAGTGCTGCATGCCCTACAGACTGATACGACCCTCGATCCCGAAAGGGTGGTGGTTATGGGTGGGTCACACGGGGGCTTCCTGGCCTGTCATCTGATTGGTCAGTATCCGAAGTTCTACCGAGCGTGTGCGGCACGGAACCCAGTCATCAACGCGGCGACTCTGCTTGGAACCAGTGACATTGTCGACTG GAGATACTCCTCTATTGGACTGCAATACAATTACAGCCAGCTACCCACTGCAGATGCTCTATCCATCATGCTGCAGAGATCACCTATTGCCCACGCtgcacag ATTTGTGCCCCAGTGTTGCTGATGTTGGGTGGGAAGGATAAGAGAGTCTCCCCTTACCAGGGCCTGGAGCTCTACAAAGCCCTGAAGAGCCGGGAGTCTCCTGTtag gttgCTGTGGTTTGCTGAAGACggccactctctctctaaagtgAGCACTCAAGTCAACTGCTTCCTCAACATTGCCCTGTGGTTCCAGGAGCATCTTAACATGACATAA